The following coding sequences are from one Streptococcus sp. NPS 308 window:
- a CDS encoding DUF4422 domain-containing protein, whose product MSKTYRIIVATHKQFQMPEDKDLYIPIQVGSEGKEDLGYQPDNQGVHISHLNPYYCELTGLYWAWKNLECDYLGLVHYRRYFTSKRHSYREAISMDDIILSKSEVKNLLSKYDVVVPKKRKYYIETLYSHYAHTHDANHLDVTRQIVSELRPDYIDAFDQVMKQRSGYMFNMFIMSKENVAAYCEWLFPIIDELYRRLDITDYSAFDARLFGRISERLFNVWLAKQDLRVKEIPFIYMEKIDLIQKGKSFLQAKFFGKKYGQSF is encoded by the coding sequence ATGTCTAAAACGTATAGAATCATAGTTGCAACACATAAACAATTTCAAATGCCAGAGGATAAGGACTTGTATATCCCTATCCAAGTTGGTAGTGAGGGTAAGGAAGATTTAGGTTATCAACCAGATAATCAAGGAGTCCATATTTCTCACCTTAATCCTTATTATTGTGAATTAACAGGATTATATTGGGCTTGGAAAAATTTAGAATGTGATTATCTTGGATTGGTACATTACCGTAGATATTTCACATCAAAACGACACTCATATAGAGAAGCAATTAGTATGGATGATATTATTCTTTCAAAGTCAGAAGTTAAAAACTTGCTGTCAAAATACGATGTTGTCGTTCCTAAAAAACGGAAATATTATATTGAAACGCTATACTCTCACTATGCACATACTCACGATGCCAATCATTTAGACGTGACACGTCAGATTGTTAGCGAGTTGAGACCGGATTATATCGATGCTTTTGATCAGGTCATGAAACAACGCAGTGGCTATATGTTCAATATGTTTATCATGTCCAAAGAAAATGTAGCAGCCTATTGTGAATGGTTGTTCCCAATTATCGATGAACTCTATAGAAGATTAGACATTACAGACTATTCTGCTTTTGACGCTAGATTATTTGGTCGTATCAGTGAACGCTTGTTCAATGTTTGGTTGGCAAAACAAGATTTGCGGGTAAAAGAGATTCCGTTCATTTATATGGAAAAAATTGATTTGATTCAAAAAGGGAAGTCCTTTTTACAAGCAAAATTCTTTGGAAAAAAATATGGACAGAGTTTTTAG
- a CDS encoding sugar transferase, which yields MDVIIGLCGTIFIVLPCFLIIFSIYKIKGYKGSIFFTQYRAGLRGKKFKIIKFRSMVENAEEILISNKELYEKYKNNSYKLPPNEDPRLTNIGDFIRRTSIDEVPQFINLVLGDMSLIGPRPILENELDEYSKEEQEVLLSVRPGITGIWQVSGRSQVYYPERCEMELYYPRNQSLWLDIKIFFLTIRRVLSGDGAH from the coding sequence ATGGATGTAATTATCGGCTTGTGTGGAACAATATTTATTGTGTTACCCTGTTTTCTAATCATCTTTTCAATCTACAAGATTAAAGGATATAAAGGAAGTATATTTTTTACACAATATAGAGCAGGTCTCAGAGGGAAAAAATTTAAAATCATTAAGTTTAGATCAATGGTCGAAAACGCAGAAGAAATTCTGATTTCGAATAAGGAACTTTATGAAAAATATAAAAACAATAGCTATAAATTGCCACCAAACGAGGATCCACGGCTTACAAATATTGGAGATTTTATAAGAAGAACAAGTATTGATGAAGTTCCTCAGTTTATAAATTTGGTACTAGGTGATATGAGTCTTATTGGGCCAAGGCCAATTCTTGAAAATGAACTAGATGAATATTCTAAGGAAGAGCAGGAAGTTTTATTGTCTGTTCGTCCTGGAATTACGGGGATATGGCAAGTTTCAGGTAGGAGTCAAGTATATTATCCTGAACGTTGTGAGATGGAATTGTATTATCCTAGAAATCAGTCTTTATGGCTAGACATCAAAATTTTCTTTTTGACTATTAGAAGAGTGTTATCTGGTGACGGAGCTCATTGA
- a CDS encoding tyrosine-protein kinase, producing the protein MPTLEIVQKKLDLARKAEEYYNALRTNIQLSGNNLKVISITSVKPGEGKSTTSTNIAWAFARAGYKTLLIDADIRNSVMSGVFKSREKITGLTEFLSGTTDLSQGLCDTNVENLFVIQAGSISPNPTALLQSENFATMLDTLRKYFDYIIVDTAPIGVVIDAAIVTQKCDASVLVTAVGEANRRDVQKAKGQLEQTSKPFLGIVLNKLNTSVEKYGSYGAYGSYGNYGRK; encoded by the coding sequence ATGCCAACATTAGAGATTGTGCAAAAAAAATTAGATTTGGCAAGAAAAGCTGAAGAGTATTACAATGCGCTTCGTACCAATATACAGTTGAGTGGGAATAATTTGAAAGTTATTTCGATCACGTCTGTGAAACCGGGTGAAGGGAAGTCAACTACTTCTACAAATATTGCTTGGGCCTTTGCGCGTGCGGGCTATAAGACGCTGTTAATCGATGCCGATATTCGTAATTCTGTCATGTCAGGTGTTTTTAAATCGCGCGAGAAGATTACTGGGCTAACAGAGTTCTTATCTGGGACGACAGACCTATCACAAGGGCTATGTGATACCAATGTTGAAAACTTGTTTGTTATTCAAGCGGGTTCTATATCACCAAACCCAACAGCCTTGCTACAAAGTGAAAATTTTGCAACCATGCTTGATACCTTGCGTAAGTACTTTGATTACATCATCGTGGATACAGCGCCAATCGGAGTCGTCATCGATGCAGCTATCGTCACTCAAAAATGTGATGCTTCTGTTTTGGTAACGGCAGTAGGTGAAGCTAATAGAAGAGATGTTCAAAAGGCGAAAGGGCAGCTCGAACAAACAAGCAAACCATTCTTAGGAATTGTGCTCAATAAATTGAATACATCTGTTGAAAAATATGGTTCCTACGGTGCTTATGGCTCTTACGGAAATTATGGGAGAAAATAG
- the cpsC gene encoding capsular polysaccharide biosynthesis protein CpsC, which translates to MKEKNIMEIDVFHLLKILWKRKLLIVLVAFVTGAVTFAYNSFIVKPEFTSTTRIYVVNRNQGDKPGLTNQDLQAGSYLVKDYREIILSQDVLEKVATDLKLDLPPKGLAGKIKVTVPVDTRIVSISVTDRAPEEASRIANSLREVAAQKIISVTRVSDVTTLEEARPATSPSSPNIRRNTMVGFLAGAVVMVVTVLLVELLDTRVKRPEDIEDVMQIALLGVVPNLDKLK; encoded by the coding sequence ATGAAAGAAAAGAATATTATGGAAATTGATGTATTCCACTTGTTAAAAATTCTATGGAAACGAAAATTGCTGATTGTCTTGGTAGCATTCGTGACAGGGGCAGTAACATTTGCCTACAATAGTTTTATTGTGAAACCAGAGTTTACCAGTACTACCCGCATTTATGTGGTCAACCGTAATCAGGGAGATAAGCCTGGTTTGACCAACCAAGACTTGCAAGCGGGATCATACTTGGTAAAAGACTATCGTGAAATCATTCTCTCGCAAGACGTTTTAGAAAAAGTTGCGACTGATTTGAAATTAGATCTCCCTCCAAAAGGTCTAGCTGGTAAAATTAAGGTAACAGTTCCAGTGGATACGCGTATTGTTTCTATCTCTGTTACTGATCGTGCACCTGAGGAAGCGAGCCGTATCGCTAACTCTTTGAGAGAGGTTGCTGCTCAAAAAATCATCAGTGTCACGCGAGTTTCAGATGTGACAACACTTGAAGAAGCGCGTCCTGCAACATCCCCATCGTCTCCAAATATCCGTCGCAATACCATGGTTGGATTTCTTGCTGGAGCGGTTGTAATGGTTGTTACGGTTCTCCTAGTTGAACTCTTAGATACACGAGTGAAACGTCCAGAAGATATCGAAGATGTGATGCAAATTGCGCTATTGGGAGTAGTTCCAAATTTGGATAAATTGAAATAG
- the cps4B gene encoding capsular polysaccharide biosynthesis protein Cps4B, translating into MIDIHSHIVFDVDDGPKSIEESKNLLREAYSQGVRTIVSTSHRRKGMFETPEEKIATNFLKVREMAKEVANDLIIAYGAEIYYTPDVVEKLEKKLIPTLNDSRYALIEFSMNTPYRDIHKGLSDILMLGITPVIAHIERYDALENNEKRVQELIDMGCYTQVNSSHVLKPKLFGETYKFMKKRAQYFLERDLVHVIASDMHNLDHRPPHMEEAYDIIAKKYGENKAKELFKENPRKIIMDQLI; encoded by the coding sequence ATGATCGATATTCATTCGCACATCGTTTTTGATGTGGACGATGGTCCGAAGTCGATAGAGGAAAGTAAAAACCTTCTAAGAGAGGCCTATAGTCAAGGAGTGCGAACAATCGTTTCAACATCGCATAGACGAAAAGGAATGTTTGAAACTCCTGAAGAAAAGATTGCAACCAACTTTCTCAAGGTACGGGAAATGGCTAAGGAAGTTGCTAATGACCTAATCATTGCTTATGGGGCTGAAATCTACTATACTCCGGATGTCGTTGAGAAGTTGGAAAAGAAATTAATCCCCACGCTAAACGATAGTCGCTATGCCTTGATTGAATTTAGCATGAATACACCCTATCGAGATATACATAAGGGGTTGAGTGATATTCTAATGCTGGGTATTACGCCAGTCATTGCCCACATTGAACGCTACGATGCTTTAGAAAATAATGAAAAGCGCGTGCAAGAGCTGATTGACATGGGGTGTTATACTCAAGTCAATAGTTCTCATGTCTTGAAACCTAAACTCTTCGGAGAAACTTATAAATTCATGAAAAAGAGAGCTCAGTATTTCTTAGAGCGTGACCTCGTTCATGTAATCGCTAGTGATATGCACAACTTGGATCATAGACCGCCTCATATGGAAGAAGCCTATGATATCATTGCCAAAAAATACGGTGAAAACAAGGCCAAGGAACTCTTTAAAGAGAACCCAAGAAAAATCATAATGGATCAACTAATTTAG
- the cpsA gene encoding LCP family glycopolymer transferase CpsA, with amino-acid sequence MNRRSKRTRSGNMKRNINIILLTIYLLLGGFLLFLIFRHNILAFRYLNIISAVLVLLAALVGLLLIVYKKAEKFTVFFLMLAILVSSFSLYALQQFVGFTNHINSTSNYSEYSISVVVLKDSEIDNVTQLDTVTGPTETDNDNIQKLLADIKTSQSKDLTVENATSYLAAYKSLLSGETKAIVLNSVFENIIEAEYPDYASKIKKIYTKNLIKEVAAPKVSKNKAFNIYVSGIDTYGPISSVSRSDVNILMTVNRDTKKILLTTTPRDSYVPIADGGNNQKDKLTHAGIYGVDSSIHTLENLYGVDINYYVRLNFTSFLKLIDLLGGIDVYNDQEFTAHTNGKHYPVGNVHLDSEQALGFVRERYSLADGDRDRGRNQQKVIVAVIQKLTSTEALKNYDNIIKGLQDSLQTNMPLETMMDLVNTQLESGGNYKVNSQDLKGTGRMDLPSYAMPDSNLYMMEIDDSSLAAAKAAINDVMEGK; translated from the coding sequence ATGAATAGACGTTCAAAGAGAACTCGTTCTGGAAACATGAAACGAAATATTAACATAATCTTATTAACCATTTATCTATTGTTGGGTGGTTTTTTGCTGTTCTTGATTTTTAGACACAACATTTTAGCTTTTAGATACCTGAATATTATTTCTGCAGTTCTCGTTTTATTAGCTGCTTTAGTAGGACTACTGCTGATTGTTTATAAAAAAGCCGAGAAGTTTACGGTCTTCTTTTTGATGCTTGCCATCTTAGTTAGTTCATTTTCTCTCTATGCTTTGCAACAGTTTGTCGGTTTTACCAATCATATCAATTCGACGTCAAATTACTCAGAGTATTCGATTAGTGTGGTCGTTTTGAAAGATAGTGAGATCGATAATGTGACCCAACTAGATACGGTTACGGGGCCAACAGAGACAGACAATGACAATATTCAAAAGTTATTAGCAGATATTAAGACCAGCCAAAGTAAGGACTTGACAGTTGAGAATGCGACTTCTTACCTAGCAGCTTATAAGAGCCTGCTTTCTGGTGAAACGAAAGCAATCGTCTTAAATAGTGTCTTTGAAAATATTATTGAAGCAGAGTATCCTGACTATGCTTCTAAAATCAAGAAGATTTACACTAAAAATTTGATTAAAGAAGTTGCTGCGCCTAAGGTATCGAAGAATAAAGCTTTCAATATTTATGTGAGTGGTATTGATACCTACGGTCCAATCAGCTCAGTTTCGCGTTCAGATGTAAATATTTTGATGACGGTGAACCGTGATACCAAAAAAATCCTTCTCACTACAACTCCTCGTGATTCCTATGTACCAATCGCAGATGGAGGAAACAATCAAAAGGATAAATTGACCCATGCAGGGATTTATGGAGTAGACTCGTCGATTCATACCCTGGAAAATCTATACGGGGTTGATATCAATTACTATGTCCGTTTGAACTTCACTTCTTTTTTGAAGTTGATTGACCTTTTAGGAGGGATTGATGTTTATAATGATCAAGAATTTACCGCACACACTAATGGGAAGCACTATCCAGTAGGAAATGTCCACTTAGATTCTGAGCAGGCTCTGGGATTTGTTCGTGAGCGCTACTCTCTAGCAGATGGAGATCGAGACCGTGGACGAAACCAACAAAAGGTTATTGTAGCTGTTATTCAGAAATTGACGTCAACTGAGGCTTTGAAGAACTATGACAATATCATTAAAGGATTGCAAGATTCTCTTCAAACCAATATGCCTTTGGAAACCATGATGGATCTAGTCAATACTCAGTTAGAGAGTGGAGGAAATTATAAAGTAAACTCTCAAGACTTGAAGGGGACTGGTCGTATGGATCTTCCTTCTTACGCCATGCCAGATAGTAACCTCTACATGATGGAAATCGACGATAGTAGTTTGGCTGCTGCGAAAGCTGCTATCAATGATGTGATGGAGGGGAAGTAG
- a CDS encoding peptide ABC transporter substrate-binding protein: MNMKKRLIGTGLVLATGILLTACGQSNTDTSTFSSTFSANPTTFNYLLDYYADNTSVITNLVDGLLENDSYGNLTPALAEDWSVSADGLTYTYKLRKDAKWYTADGEEYAPVKAQDFVTGIKYAADNKGQAMDLVQNSIKGLNDYVTGATNDFTTVGVKALDDYTVEYTLTRPEPYWNSKTTNSILFPVNEEFLKSKDKEFGTLTPNSILYNGPYLLKDFTSKSSIEYVKNPNYYDHEKVTIEKVKLAYFDGSDQEMTIRNFESGAYTLAGVYPNSSSYAKTKEKYQDNIVYSLQDKTSWYFNFNVNRKAYNHTAKTTDEQKKSTQTAILNKNFRQALNFAIDRTAYSAQSNGQEAASKTLRNTLVPPTFVQVGDKSFGEVVSSKLVQYGTEWSGINLADAQDGYFNKEKAQAKFAEAKKELEAQGVTFPIHLDIPVDQTNKNAVSGMNSVKQTLETVLGSDNVVIDVQQLSTDEFGNVAFLAPNPAARDYDLNFDGWVGDYQDPSTYLDPFNAEDGFYLKIFGLDAKEDQELIKSLGLDTYTKLLKEADTENQDVAKRYEKYAEAQAWMIDSSLIMSTMSNGGTASVTKVTPFTRAYSLVGIKGDGNNYKYMRLQKDPVTKKQFDEAKAKWEEESKKAIEKSQKEFSNHVK, translated from the coding sequence ATGAACATGAAAAAAAGACTCATCGGAACTGGTCTTGTCCTAGCTACAGGGATTTTACTGACAGCTTGTGGACAGTCAAATACTGATACAAGCACTTTCTCATCAACATTTAGTGCAAATCCGACGACATTTAACTATCTTTTAGACTATTATGCAGATAACACTTCAGTGATTACCAATCTTGTGGATGGTTTGTTAGAAAATGATAGCTATGGGAATCTAACGCCAGCTCTAGCTGAAGATTGGTCAGTTTCGGCGGATGGTTTAACCTATACTTATAAACTCAGAAAAGACGCCAAGTGGTACACTGCTGATGGAGAAGAGTACGCTCCAGTCAAAGCCCAGGACTTTGTCACTGGGATTAAGTATGCTGCGGATAACAAGGGTCAAGCCATGGATCTCGTCCAAAACTCTATCAAGGGATTGAATGACTATGTGACAGGTGCGACCAATGACTTCACAACAGTTGGTGTGAAAGCCTTGGATGACTATACGGTTGAGTACACTTTGACTCGACCAGAGCCATACTGGAACTCAAAGACCACCAATAGTATCCTTTTCCCGGTTAACGAAGAGTTTTTGAAATCAAAGGATAAAGAATTTGGAACCTTGACGCCAAACAGCATCCTTTACAATGGACCTTACTTGTTAAAAGATTTCACATCAAAATCTTCAATCGAGTATGTGAAGAATCCTAACTACTATGATCATGAGAAAGTCACCATTGAGAAAGTTAAATTGGCTTACTTTGATGGCTCTGATCAGGAGATGACCATTCGAAACTTTGAAAGTGGCGCCTATACGCTTGCGGGAGTCTATCCAAATAGCTCGAGCTATGCCAAGACAAAAGAAAAATACCAAGACAATATCGTTTATAGCTTGCAAGACAAGACTTCTTGGTACTTCAACTTTAATGTAAACCGTAAAGCCTATAACCATACTGCAAAAACGACGGATGAGCAAAAGAAATCAACGCAAACAGCGATTTTAAATAAAAATTTCCGTCAGGCCTTGAACTTTGCCATCGATCGGACAGCCTATTCTGCTCAATCTAACGGGCAAGAAGCAGCAAGTAAGACCCTTCGTAATACCCTTGTTCCCCCGACATTTGTGCAGGTGGGAGATAAGAGCTTTGGAGAAGTCGTTTCTTCTAAACTTGTTCAGTATGGAACAGAGTGGTCAGGAATCAACTTGGCGGATGCCCAAGACGGTTATTTCAACAAGGAAAAAGCTCAAGCCAAATTTGCGGAAGCTAAAAAGGAATTGGAAGCCCAAGGGGTGACCTTCCCGATTCATTTGGACATCCCAGTTGATCAAACCAATAAAAATGCGGTTTCAGGTATGAATTCGGTTAAACAAACACTTGAAACAGTACTAGGTTCTGATAATGTCGTTATTGATGTTCAGCAACTTTCAACGGATGAATTTGGGAATGTTGCTTTCCTAGCACCAAATCCAGCAGCTCGTGACTACGACCTAAACTTTGATGGCTGGGTTGGTGATTACCAAGATCCGTCAACTTATCTGGATCCATTTAATGCCGAAGATGGTTTTTATCTCAAAATTTTCGGTCTAGATGCTAAGGAAGATCAAGAACTCATCAAGAGTCTAGGACTTGATACCTATACGAAACTTTTAAAAGAAGCAGACACTGAGAATCAAGATGTCGCTAAGCGTTATGAAAAATACGCTGAAGCTCAAGCTTGGATGATTGATAGTTCTCTGATCATGTCTACGATGTCAAATGGTGGTACAGCCTCTGTAACCAAAGTAACTCCCTTTACACGTGCTTATTCTCTAGTGGGAATCAAAGGTGATGGAAATAACTACAAGTACATGAGACTGCAAAAAGATCCTGTTACCAAGAAACAATTTGATGAAGCTAAGGCTAAGTGGGAAGAAGAAAGTAAAAAGGCTATCGAAAAGAGTCAAAAAGAATTTTCTAACCACGTTAAATAA
- a CDS encoding peptide ABC transporter substrate-binding protein, which translates to MRSKKWLLGAGAVLSAALLLTACGQSEKKADAPKTFSYVYAMDPSSLDYSVTSKSSTSDVIANVVDGLLENDKYGNLIPSLAEDWSVSKDGLTYTYKLRKGVKWYTSEGEEYAEVKAKDFVTGLKHAADGKSDGLSLLQDSIKGLAEYISGESNDFSTVGVKAVDDYTVEYTLNKPESFWNSKVTTATMLPVNEEFLNSKGSDYGAPTPSGILYNGPYFLKSLTSKSVIEYEKNPNYWDKDNVKIDNIKLTFYDGSDQESLIRSFTQGAYTTARLFPTSSNFESTKKEYGDKIVYSPQEATSYYLTVNVNRQSYNKTAKTDEAQKTSTKEALLNKNFRQALNFALDRHSYTAQLNGEEGADKIIRNSLVPHDYVQVGEKTFGELAQAELVSYGDQWKDVALTDGKDTLYSPEKAKAAFAKAKAELQAKGVTFPIRLDVPVEQTDVIAVQQTNSLKQSIESTLGTENVIVDVLQMTDNEKMSITSQAKVPAQKDYDLNGTGWGPDYQDPATYLNILDAKKGSALKHLGITRGKDPEVMAQVGLDEYKKLLDDAAAETSDLNKRYEKYAKAQAWVSDSSLLIPVASSGGSPTVSRTVPFTKAYSQVGIKGDPFVFKGLELQNDVVTTKEYEEALKKWQKEKIETNAKYQKELEKHVK; encoded by the coding sequence ATGAGATCGAAAAAGTGGCTCTTAGGAGCAGGTGCTGTTTTGAGTGCAGCCCTTCTGTTAACAGCTTGTGGGCAAAGTGAAAAAAAGGCTGATGCTCCCAAGACATTTTCATATGTCTACGCTATGGATCCATCATCTTTGGACTACAGCGTGACGAGCAAGAGCTCAACTTCTGACGTTATAGCCAACGTTGTCGATGGCCTTTTGGAAAATGATAAGTATGGAAACTTAATTCCATCACTTGCAGAAGACTGGTCCGTTTCTAAAGATGGTTTGACTTATACCTACAAACTCCGTAAAGGTGTAAAATGGTATACTTCTGAAGGAGAAGAGTATGCTGAAGTCAAGGCCAAGGACTTTGTTACTGGTCTGAAACACGCAGCTGATGGCAAATCAGACGGCCTCTCTCTCCTTCAAGATTCTATCAAAGGGTTGGCAGAGTATATCAGTGGAGAAAGCAATGATTTCTCTACTGTAGGAGTTAAGGCTGTCGATGATTACACGGTAGAATACACGCTCAACAAACCAGAAAGTTTCTGGAACTCTAAGGTCACAACTGCGACCATGCTCCCAGTTAATGAAGAATTTTTGAATTCTAAAGGGAGCGACTACGGTGCACCAACCCCATCAGGTATCCTATATAATGGTCCTTATTTCTTGAAATCATTGACTTCAAAATCAGTCATTGAATATGAAAAGAATCCAAACTATTGGGACAAGGACAATGTTAAGATTGACAACATCAAACTAACCTTCTATGATGGTTCCGACCAAGAATCCTTGATTCGAAGTTTTACGCAGGGTGCTTATACAACAGCTCGTCTCTTCCCAACAAGCTCAAACTTTGAGTCAACTAAGAAAGAGTACGGAGATAAGATTGTCTACAGTCCACAAGAAGCGACAAGCTACTACCTCACTGTTAACGTAAACCGCCAGTCTTACAATAAAACAGCCAAAACAGACGAGGCTCAAAAAACATCAACAAAAGAAGCTCTTCTCAACAAGAATTTCCGTCAGGCCTTGAACTTTGCCCTTGATCGTCATTCTTACACGGCTCAGTTGAATGGTGAAGAAGGTGCGGATAAAATTATCCGTAACAGTCTAGTACCTCATGACTACGTTCAAGTAGGTGAAAAGACATTTGGAGAGTTGGCACAGGCAGAGTTGGTTTCTTATGGAGACCAATGGAAAGATGTAGCCCTTACTGATGGTAAGGATACGCTTTACAGTCCTGAAAAAGCCAAGGCAGCCTTTGCAAAGGCTAAGGCAGAATTGCAGGCTAAGGGTGTGACCTTCCCAATCCGTTTGGATGTTCCAGTTGAGCAGACCGATGTCATTGCCGTTCAACAGACGAACTCACTCAAGCAGTCTATCGAATCAACACTGGGTACCGAGAATGTCATTGTCGATGTCCTTCAAATGACCGATAATGAGAAAATGAGCATTACTTCTCAAGCTAAGGTTCCAGCACAAAAAGACTACGACTTGAATGGAACTGGTTGGGGACCAGACTATCAAGACCCAGCTACCTACCTAAACATTCTTGATGCTAAGAAGGGTTCTGCCCTTAAACACTTGGGTATCACTCGTGGAAAAGATCCAGAAGTAATGGCTCAAGTCGGTCTAGACGAATACAAGAAACTCTTGGATGATGCCGCAGCTGAAACAAGCGACCTCAATAAGCGTTACGAAAAATACGCTAAAGCGCAAGCCTGGGTATCGGATAGCTCGCTCTTGATCCCAGTTGCTTCTTCAGGTGGTTCTCCAACTGTTAGCCGTACTGTGCCATTCACAAAAGCATATTCTCAAGTCGGAATCAAGGGAGATCCATTTGTGTTCAAAGGTTTGGAATTGCAAAATGATGTCGTGACTACAAAAGAATACGAAGAAGCTCTCAAGAAATGGCAGAAAGAAAAGATTGAAACAAATGCCAAATACCAAAAAGAGCTAGAAAAACACGTTAAATAA
- a CDS encoding glycoside hydrolase family 13 protein, translating into MQEKWWHNAVVYQVYPKSFMDSNGDGIGDLPGITSKLDYLAKLGITAIWLSPVYDSPMDDNGYDIADYQAIAAIFGTMEDMDQLIAEAKKRDIRIIMDLVVNHTSDEHAWFVEACENPDSPERDYYIWRDEPNDLESIFSGSAWEYDEKSGQYYLHFFSKKQPDLNWENEKLRQKIYEMMNFWIDKGIGGFRMDVIDMIGKIPDEKVVNNGPMLHPYLKEMNQATFGDKDLLTVGETWGATPEIAKLYSDPKGQELSMVFQFEHICLQYQEGQPKWHYQKELNIAKLKEIFNKWQTELGVEDGWNSLFWNNHDLPRIVSIWGNDQEYREKSAKAFAILLHLMRGTPYIYQGEEIGMTNYPFETLDQVEDIESLNYAREALEKGVPLEEIMDSIRVIGRDNARTPMQWDESKNAGFSTGQPWLAVNPNYEEINVQEALANPDSIFYTYQKLVQIRKENNWLIRADFELLDTADKVFAYIRKDGDRRLLVVANLSNEKQNFSVEGKVKSVLIENTVTQEAVEKQVLAPWDAFCVELTD; encoded by the coding sequence ATGCAAGAAAAATGGTGGCACAATGCCGTAGTCTATCAAGTCTATCCAAAGAGTTTTATGGATAGCAACGGAGATGGGATTGGTGATTTGCCAGGAATTACGAGTAAGTTAGACTATCTAGCTAAGTTGGGAATCACAGCGATTTGGCTTTCTCCCGTTTATGACAGTCCTATGGATGATAATGGTTATGATATTGCTGATTATCAAGCGATTGCTGCTATTTTCGGAACTATGGAGGACATGGACCAACTCATCGCAGAAGCTAAGAAGCGTGATATTCGTATCATCATGGACTTGGTGGTCAATCATACCTCGGATGAGCATGCTTGGTTTGTCGAGGCCTGTGAAAATCCTGACAGCCCTGAACGTGACTACTATATCTGGCGAGATGAGCCCAATGATTTGGAGTCTATCTTTAGTGGGTCTGCTTGGGAATACGATGAAAAATCAGGTCAATACTATCTTCACTTTTTCAGCAAGAAACAGCCTGATCTCAACTGGGAAAATGAAAAACTTCGCCAGAAAATTTATGAGATGATGAACTTCTGGATTGATAAAGGTATTGGTGGTTTCCGTATGGATGTCATTGATATGATTGGTAAGATTCCTGATGAGAAAGTAGTCAATAACGGTCCTATGCTCCATCCTTATCTCAAGGAAATGAATCAGGCAACTTTTGGGGATAAAGATCTCTTGACAGTGGGAGAAACTTGGGGGGCGACACCAGAAATTGCCAAACTCTACTCTGATCCAAAGGGTCAAGAATTGTCTATGGTCTTCCAGTTTGAGCATATCTGTCTTCAGTATCAGGAAGGGCAACCTAAGTGGCACTATCAAAAAGAACTGAATATTGCTAAGTTGAAAGAAATCTTCAACAAATGGCAGACAGAGTTGGGAGTTGAAGATGGTTGGAATTCCCTCTTTTGGAACAACCATGATCTTCCTCGTATCGTCTCTATCTGGGGAAATGATCAAGAATACCGCGAAAAATCTGCCAAAGCCTTTGCAATCTTGCTTCATCTCATGAGAGGGACTCCTTATATCTACCAAGGTGAGGAGATTGGGATGACCAACTATCCTTTTGAAACACTGGACCAAGTAGAAGATATTGAATCCCTCAACTATGCGCGTGAGGCTCTTGAAAAAGGTGTTCCACTAGAGGAAATTATGGATAGTATCCGTGTCATCGGACGTGATAATGCCCGTACCCCGATGCAATGGGATGAAAGCAAAAATGCTGGTTTCTCAACTGGTCAACCTTGGTTGGCAGTTAATCCAAACTACGAAGAAATCAACGTTCAAGAAGCACTAGCAAATCCAGATTCTATTTTTTATACCTACCAAAAACTGGTTCAAATCCGTAAGGAGAACAACTGGCTGATTCGAGCTGATTTTGAATTGCTTGATACAGCTGATAAGGTCTTTGCTTATATCCGTAAGGACGGTGACCGTCGCCTCCTAGTTGTGGCTAACTTGTCCAATGAAAAACAAAACTTTTCAGTAGAAGGAAAAGTTAAATCTGTCTTGATTGAAAACACTGTGACTCAAGAAGCAGTTGAAAAACAGGTCTTGGCTCCATGGGATGCTTTCTGTGTGGAACTGACTGACTAA